The following are from one region of the Salmo trutta chromosome 22, fSalTru1.1, whole genome shotgun sequence genome:
- the LOC115157911 gene encoding extensin-1-like, with protein sequence MKGVYHSSAVVYHSSAVVYHSSAVVYHSSAVVYHSSAVVYHSSAVVYHSSAVIYHSSAVVYHSSAVVYHSSAVVYHSSAVVYHSSAVVYHSSAVVYHSSAVVYHSSAVVYHSSAVIYHSSAVIYHSSAVVYHSSAVVYHSSAVVYHSSAVVYHPPAVVYHPSPVVYHSSAVVYHSSAVVYHSSAVVYHSSPVVYHSSAVVYHSSAVVYHSSAVVYHSSAVVYHSSAVVYHSSAVVYHSSAVVYHSLL encoded by the exons ATGAAAGGAG TCTACCACTCCTCTGCTGTAGTCTACCACTCCTCTGCTGTAGTCTACCACTCCTCTGCTGTAGTCTACCACTCCTCTGCTGTAGTCTACCACTCCTCTGCTGTAGTCTACCACTCCTCTGCTGTAGTCTACCACTCCTCTGCTGTAATCTACCACTCCTCTGCTGTAGTCTACCACTCCTCTGCTGTGGTCTACCACTCCTCTGCTGTAGTCTACCACTCCTCTGCTGTAGTCTACCACTCCTCTGCTGTAGTCTACCACTCCTCTGCTGTAGTCTACCACTCCTCTGCTGTAGTCTACCACTCCTCTGCTGTAGTCTACCACTCCTCTGCTGTAATCTACCACTCCTCTGCTGTAATCTACCACTCCTCTGCTGTAGTCTACCACTCCTCTGCTGTAGTCTACCACTCCTCTGCTGTAGTCTACCACTCCTCTGCTGTAGTCTACCACCCCCCTGCTGTAGTCTACCACCCCTCTCCTGTAGTCTACCACTCCTCTGCTGTAGTCTACCACTCCTCTGCTGTAGTCTACCACTCCTCTGCTGTagtctaccactcctctcctGTAGTCTACCACTCCTCTGCTGTAGTCTACCACTCTTCTGCAGTAGTCTACCACTCCTCTGCTGTAGTCTACCACTCCTCTGCTGTAGTCTACCACTCCTCTGCTGTGGTCTACCACTCCTCTGCTGTAGTCTACCACTCCTCTGCTGTAGTCTACCACTCTCTGCTGTAG